The proteins below are encoded in one region of Archocentrus centrarchus isolate MPI-CPG fArcCen1 chromosome 13, fArcCen1, whole genome shotgun sequence:
- the dyrk1ab gene encoding dual-specificity tyrosine-(Y)-phosphorylation regulated kinase 1A, b isoform X1 — MHPGGETSACKPSSVRLAPSFSLHTAGLQMAAPMPHTHQQYSDRHQPSTDQSVTVLPYSDQTPQLTANQRHMPQCFRDPTSAPLRKLSIDLIKTYKHINEVYYAKKKRRHQQGQGEDSSHKKERKVFNDGYDDDNYDYIVKNGEKWMDRYEIDSLIGKGSFGQVVKAYDRAEQEWVAIKIIKNKKAFLNQAQIEVRLLELMNKHDTEMKYYIVHLKRHFMFRNHLCLVFEMLSYNLYDLLRNTNFRGVSLNLTRKFAQQLCTALLFLATPELSIIHCDLKPENILLCNPKRSAIKIVDFGSSCQLGQRIYQYIQSRFYRSPEVLLGMPYDLAIDMWSLGCILVEMHTGEPLFSGANEVDQMNKIVEVLGIPPNHIMDLAPKARKFFEKLSDGTWSVKKTKDGKRYKPPASRKLHSILGVETGGPGGRRAGESGHAVADYLKFKDLILRMLDYDPKSRIQPYYALQHSFFKKTADEGTNTSSSVSTSPALEQSQSSGTTSSTSSSSGGSSGTSTSGRARSDPTHHHLHSGGHFGTALPAMDGDSLCPQARQPYPPPLVWGGGVGPESVTGETHPVQETTFHVPPQHPKALHPHSHTHHHHGQMMATRPRPRHYTSPTHSSSTQDSMEVVHGHLSMTSLSSSASSSSTSSSSTGNHGNQAYQLRHLPAGALDFGQNGGLSMGLGAFSNPRQETGMAAHPAFSMGTNTGPAHYLAEGHLGMRQGMDREESPMTGVCVQQSSMASS; from the exons GAGGAGAGACTTCAGCATGCAAACCTTCGTCCGTCCGGCTTGCGCCCTCTTTTTCTTTACACACTGCTGGTCTTCAGATGGCTGCTCCAATGCCCCATACGCACCAGCAGTACAGTGACCGCCACCAGCCAAGCACTGACCAATCTGTTACGGTCTTACCGTACAGCGACCAGACACCACAGCTCACTGCCAATCAG AGGCACATGCCCCAGTGCTTTCGTGACCCAACTTCAGCTCCCCTGAGGAAGCTCTCCATTGACCTTatcaaaacatacaaacacatcaatgag GTGTATTATGCAAAAAAGAAGAGACGGCACCAACAGGGTCAGGGTGAAGACTCCAGTCACAAAAAAGAGAGGAAGGTCTTTAATGATGGCTATGACGATGATAACTATGACTACATCGTCAAGAATGGGGAGAAGTGGATGGACCGTTATGAGATTGATTCCTTGATAGGAAAAGGATCATTTGGACAG GTTGTGAAAGCATATGACCGAGCAGAGCAGGAATGGGTTGCCATTAAGATCATCAAGAACAAGAAAGCTTTCCTCAATCAAGCCCAGATTGAAGTGCGCCTCCTAGAGCTCATGAACAAACATGATACTGAGATGAAATACTACATTG TTCACCTAAAGCGTCACTTCATGTTTCGGAACCACCTCTGCCTCGTGTTTGAGATGCTGTCCTACAACCTATACGACCTGCTCCGAAATACCAACTTCCGCGGCGTCTCACTCAATCTCACTCGGAAGTTTGCCCAGCAGCTATGCACGGCGCTACTCTTCCTGGCCACGCCTGAGCTCAGCATCATCCACTGTGACCTGAAGCCTGAGAACATCCTCCTCTGTAACCCCAAGAGGAGTGCCATCAAAATAGTGGACTTTGGCAGCTCATGCCAGCTGGGACAAAGG ATATACCAGTATATCCAGAGTCGCTTCTACCGTTCCCCAGAGGTGCTACTGGGAATGCCCTATGACCTGGCCATTGACATGTGGTCCTTGGGTTGCATCTTGGTAGAGATGCACACTGGAGAACCTCTCTTCAGCGGAGCTAATGAG GTGGACCAGATGAACAAAATAGTTGAGGTTCTTGGTATCCCTCCTAATCATATAATGGACCTAGCCCCAAAAGCCAGAAAGTTCTTTGAGAAACTTTCTGATGGTACATGGAGTGTTAAGAAGACCAAAGATGGCAAAAGG TATAAGCCTCCAGCTTCGCGCAAGCTCCACTCCATCCTGGGTGTGGAGACAGGGGGTCCAGGTGGCCGACGGGCGGGAGAGTCTGGCCATGCTGTTGCTGACTACTTGAAGTTCAAGGACCTGATCCTCCGGATGTTGGACTATGACCCTAAGAGCCGCATCCAGCCCTACTATGCCCTGCAGCACAGCTTCTTCAAGAAGACTGCGGATGAGGGGACCAATACAAGCAGTAGCGTGTCTACAAGCCCCGCATTAGAGCAGTCCCAGTCTTCAGGAACCACCTCCAGCACCTCCTCTAGCTCAG GAGGATCATCTGGGACAAGTACCAGTGGCAGAGCCAGATCAGACCCCACCCATCACCACTTGCATAGTGGAGGACATTTCGGCACAGCCCTGCCTGCCATGGATGGTGACAGCCTCTGCCCACAG GCAAGACAGCCTTACCCACCCCCGCTGGTGTGGGGAGGTGGCGTCGGACCAGAATCAGTCACCGGAGAGACCCACCCAGTCCAGGAGACCACTTTCCATGTTCCCCCTCAGCACCCTAAGGCCCTGCATCCCCACTCACATACTCATCACCACCACGGGCAGATGATGGCTACACGTCCACGCCCACGCCACTACACTTCCCCGACACACAGCTCCTCGACACAGGACTCCATGGAGGTGGTTCATGGCCATCTGTCCATGACCTCCCTgtcttcctctgcctcctcttcctctacaTCGTCCTCTTCCACTGGGAACCATGGCAACCAAGCCTACCAGCTCCGCCATTTGCCCGCTGGAGCCCTTGACTTTGGTCAGAATGGTGGGCTGAGCATGGGGCTAGGTGCCTTCTCGAACCCCCGGCAGGAGACTGGCATGGCAGCACACCCTGCATTCTCCATGGGCACGAACACAGGGCCTGCCCACTACCTAGCAGAAGGCCACCTGGGCATGAGGCAGGGCATGGACCGGGAAGAGTCTCCAATGactggagtgtgtgtgcagcagagtTCTATGGCCAGCTCGTGA
- the dyrk1ab gene encoding dual-specificity tyrosine-(Y)-phosphorylation regulated kinase 1A, b isoform X2, translating to MAAPMPHTHQQYSDRHQPSTDQSVTVLPYSDQTPQLTANQRHMPQCFRDPTSAPLRKLSIDLIKTYKHINEVYYAKKKRRHQQGQGEDSSHKKERKVFNDGYDDDNYDYIVKNGEKWMDRYEIDSLIGKGSFGQVVKAYDRAEQEWVAIKIIKNKKAFLNQAQIEVRLLELMNKHDTEMKYYIVHLKRHFMFRNHLCLVFEMLSYNLYDLLRNTNFRGVSLNLTRKFAQQLCTALLFLATPELSIIHCDLKPENILLCNPKRSAIKIVDFGSSCQLGQRIYQYIQSRFYRSPEVLLGMPYDLAIDMWSLGCILVEMHTGEPLFSGANEVDQMNKIVEVLGIPPNHIMDLAPKARKFFEKLSDGTWSVKKTKDGKRYKPPASRKLHSILGVETGGPGGRRAGESGHAVADYLKFKDLILRMLDYDPKSRIQPYYALQHSFFKKTADEGTNTSSSVSTSPALEQSQSSGTTSSTSSSSGGSSGTSTSGRARSDPTHHHLHSGGHFGTALPAMDGDSLCPQARQPYPPPLVWGGGVGPESVTGETHPVQETTFHVPPQHPKALHPHSHTHHHHGQMMATRPRPRHYTSPTHSSSTQDSMEVVHGHLSMTSLSSSASSSSTSSSSTGNHGNQAYQLRHLPAGALDFGQNGGLSMGLGAFSNPRQETGMAAHPAFSMGTNTGPAHYLAEGHLGMRQGMDREESPMTGVCVQQSSMASS from the exons ATGGCTGCTCCAATGCCCCATACGCACCAGCAGTACAGTGACCGCCACCAGCCAAGCACTGACCAATCTGTTACGGTCTTACCGTACAGCGACCAGACACCACAGCTCACTGCCAATCAG AGGCACATGCCCCAGTGCTTTCGTGACCCAACTTCAGCTCCCCTGAGGAAGCTCTCCATTGACCTTatcaaaacatacaaacacatcaatgag GTGTATTATGCAAAAAAGAAGAGACGGCACCAACAGGGTCAGGGTGAAGACTCCAGTCACAAAAAAGAGAGGAAGGTCTTTAATGATGGCTATGACGATGATAACTATGACTACATCGTCAAGAATGGGGAGAAGTGGATGGACCGTTATGAGATTGATTCCTTGATAGGAAAAGGATCATTTGGACAG GTTGTGAAAGCATATGACCGAGCAGAGCAGGAATGGGTTGCCATTAAGATCATCAAGAACAAGAAAGCTTTCCTCAATCAAGCCCAGATTGAAGTGCGCCTCCTAGAGCTCATGAACAAACATGATACTGAGATGAAATACTACATTG TTCACCTAAAGCGTCACTTCATGTTTCGGAACCACCTCTGCCTCGTGTTTGAGATGCTGTCCTACAACCTATACGACCTGCTCCGAAATACCAACTTCCGCGGCGTCTCACTCAATCTCACTCGGAAGTTTGCCCAGCAGCTATGCACGGCGCTACTCTTCCTGGCCACGCCTGAGCTCAGCATCATCCACTGTGACCTGAAGCCTGAGAACATCCTCCTCTGTAACCCCAAGAGGAGTGCCATCAAAATAGTGGACTTTGGCAGCTCATGCCAGCTGGGACAAAGG ATATACCAGTATATCCAGAGTCGCTTCTACCGTTCCCCAGAGGTGCTACTGGGAATGCCCTATGACCTGGCCATTGACATGTGGTCCTTGGGTTGCATCTTGGTAGAGATGCACACTGGAGAACCTCTCTTCAGCGGAGCTAATGAG GTGGACCAGATGAACAAAATAGTTGAGGTTCTTGGTATCCCTCCTAATCATATAATGGACCTAGCCCCAAAAGCCAGAAAGTTCTTTGAGAAACTTTCTGATGGTACATGGAGTGTTAAGAAGACCAAAGATGGCAAAAGG TATAAGCCTCCAGCTTCGCGCAAGCTCCACTCCATCCTGGGTGTGGAGACAGGGGGTCCAGGTGGCCGACGGGCGGGAGAGTCTGGCCATGCTGTTGCTGACTACTTGAAGTTCAAGGACCTGATCCTCCGGATGTTGGACTATGACCCTAAGAGCCGCATCCAGCCCTACTATGCCCTGCAGCACAGCTTCTTCAAGAAGACTGCGGATGAGGGGACCAATACAAGCAGTAGCGTGTCTACAAGCCCCGCATTAGAGCAGTCCCAGTCTTCAGGAACCACCTCCAGCACCTCCTCTAGCTCAG GAGGATCATCTGGGACAAGTACCAGTGGCAGAGCCAGATCAGACCCCACCCATCACCACTTGCATAGTGGAGGACATTTCGGCACAGCCCTGCCTGCCATGGATGGTGACAGCCTCTGCCCACAG GCAAGACAGCCTTACCCACCCCCGCTGGTGTGGGGAGGTGGCGTCGGACCAGAATCAGTCACCGGAGAGACCCACCCAGTCCAGGAGACCACTTTCCATGTTCCCCCTCAGCACCCTAAGGCCCTGCATCCCCACTCACATACTCATCACCACCACGGGCAGATGATGGCTACACGTCCACGCCCACGCCACTACACTTCCCCGACACACAGCTCCTCGACACAGGACTCCATGGAGGTGGTTCATGGCCATCTGTCCATGACCTCCCTgtcttcctctgcctcctcttcctctacaTCGTCCTCTTCCACTGGGAACCATGGCAACCAAGCCTACCAGCTCCGCCATTTGCCCGCTGGAGCCCTTGACTTTGGTCAGAATGGTGGGCTGAGCATGGGGCTAGGTGCCTTCTCGAACCCCCGGCAGGAGACTGGCATGGCAGCACACCCTGCATTCTCCATGGGCACGAACACAGGGCCTGCCCACTACCTAGCAGAAGGCCACCTGGGCATGAGGCAGGGCATGGACCGGGAAGAGTCTCCAATGactggagtgtgtgtgcagcagagtTCTATGGCCAGCTCGTGA
- the thap12b gene encoding THAP domain containing 12b — MPNFCAAPNCTRKSTQSDLAFFRFPRDPERCRIWVENCRRADLEAKTSDQLNKHYRLCAKHFDPAMVCKTSPYRTVLKDTAIPTIFDLTSHLKNPHTRHRKRIKELTEEDIRKIKERRLASSVEQLASKKDAAEDGTTTNEDEPQLSTEEKAFREYLRSLFEVVVMFGKQSIPLAAVKASEAELKSDNFQALLDYRMNAGDEALKKRFEATAVNSEYLSANQQSQLLDVCENTVREEMLMEVRESRFFSLVTGDLVEFANEKHLPLFLRFVNQQNVLREEFLDFVPFDGDEPALVERLEAQLTDRWGLSMEDCRGQAHKATGISTTKMKAVAVLLMEKYPLALHMACSHMALNIHLANSLPFPNVQVVMETLRRIGAFFKSQLTQDELENAVSTHYQKNEEKGAALVQACGPGWTEQHSVFDVLLDMLPPLLLCMNSIRDNEDRKFAASVVADAYSIAETLADFEIIVTIVILKNVLTFTRAFGRNLQGETLDVFFAANSLTAVLHSLNEVNDNIDVYHEFWYEEAVSVATVMEIPVKVPRLFLRKQRAADVGEIQAEPYFKEYVTMPVIHGIMQEVEDMFSETNLKALKCLSLVPAVMGQMKFNTTEENYADVYRNDLPNPDTLPAELHCWRIKWKHRGKEVRLPTTIHETLQLPDVKFFPNVNSFLKVLSTLPVLKLEDHKSDTASGRLQAYLDSMPAQQWNKSLAMLNVNTHVKHDLDVMVDKYCRLYPEDDCEVDAESGEVAEEEAVMK, encoded by the exons ATGCCGAATTTTTGCGCGGCCCCGAACTGTACACGGAAGAGCACGCAGTCAGATTTGGCGTTTTTTCGGTTTCCGCGGGACCCGGAGAG aTGTAGAATCTGGGTAGAAAACTGCCGCAGGGCCGATCTAGAGGCGAAAACATCAGATCAGTTGAATAAGCACTACAGACTATGTGCCAAACACTTCGACCCAGCTATGGTCTGCAAAACG AGCCCTTATCGGACCGTGCTGAAGGATACAGCTATTCCAACAATATTTGATCTAACAAGCCATTTAAAAAATCCTCACACCAGACATCGCAAGCGGATTAAAGAACTT ACTGAAGAGGATATACGGAAGATTAAAGAAAGGAGAT TGGCATCTTCTGTTGAGCAGCTTGCTTCCAAAAAAGATGCAGCTGAAGATGGCACAACCACCAATGAGGATGAACCTCAGCTTTCCACAGAGGAGAAGGCATTTCGGGAATATCTGAGGTCATTGTTTGAAGTTGTGGTCATGTTTGGAAAACAGAGCATACCGTTAGCGGCTGTTAAAGCATCTGAAGCTGAACTCAAGTCCGACAACTTCCAGGCCCTCCTAGATTACCGTATGAATGCTGGAGATGAAGCTTTGAAGAAGCGCTTTGAGGCAACGGCTGTGAACTCGGAATACCTTTCCGCAAACCAGCAGAGTCAGCTCCTGGATGTTTGTGAGAACACAGTGAGAGAGGAGATGCTAATGGAAGTGAGAGAGAGTCGCTTCTTCTCTCTAGTGACAGGTGACCTTGTGGAGTTTGCCAACGAGAAGCACCTTCCTCTGTTTTTACGCTTTGTGAATCAGCAGAATGTCCTCCGAGAggagtttttggactttgtgccATTTGATGGTGATGAGCCTGCACTGGTAGAGAGACTGGAGGCCCAGCTGACTGATCGCTGGGGGCTCAGCATGGAAGACTGTCGAGGTCAGGCCCATAAGGCCACTGGGATTTCCACCACCAAGATGAAAGCTGTAGCAGTATTACTGATGGAGAAATATCCCTTGGCATTGCACATGGCTTGCTCCCATATGGCACTGAACATCCACCTGGCTAACAGCCTGCCATTCCCCAATGTCCAGGTGGTCATGGAAACTCTGAGGAGGATTGGTGCTTTCTTTAAATCCCAGTTAACTCAGGATGAGCTAGAGAACGCTGTCTCCACTCACTACCAGAAGAATGAAGAAAAAGGAGCTGCGCTAGTACAAGCTTGTGGCCCAGGCTGGACAGAGCAACACAGTgtctttgatgtgctgctgGATATGTTGCCACCATTGCTGCTGTGCATGAACAGCATTCGGGACAATGAAGACAGAAAGTTTGCTGCTTCTGTGGTAGCGGATGCATATTCAATAGCAGAAACACTTGCTGACTTTGAGATCATTGTGACCATCGTCATCCTGAAGAATGTTCTTACCTTCACCAGAGCTTTTGGGAGGAACCTCCAAGGGGAAACACTCGATGTGTTTTTTGCTGCCAACAGTCTAACAGCTGTCCTGCATTCACTAAACGAGGTCAATGATAACATTGACGTCTACCATGAATTCTGGTATGAGGAGGCTGTGAGTGTGGCCACTGTGATGGAAATTCCTGTCAAAGTCCCGAGGCTGTTCCTACGGAAACAGCGTGCAGCTGATGTGGGTGAAATCCAAGCTGAGCCATATTTTAAGGAGTATGTGACCATGCCTGTAATCCATGGTATCATGCAGGAAGTGGAGGATATGTTCTCTGAGACCAACCTCAAAGCTCTTAAGTGTCTGTCGCTGGTTCCAGCTGTCATGGGCCAAATGAAGTTCAACACCACCGAGGAGAACTACGCAGATGTTTACCGGAATGACCTCCCCAACCCTGACACTCTACCTGCAGAACTTCACTGCTGGAGAATCAAATGGAAGCACAGAGGCAAAGAGGTGCGCCTGCCCACCACCATCCACGAAACCTTGCAGCTCCCAGATGTCAAGTTCTTTCCCAATGTGAACTCCTTCCTCAAGGTGCTTTCCACCTTGCCAGTGCTGAAGCTGGAGGACCACAAAAGTGACACAGCAAGTGGACGACTCCAGGCTTACCTCGATAGCATGCCTGCTCAGCAGTGGAACAAAAGTCTTGCGATGCTTAATGTTAACACTCACGTCAAACATGACCTGGATGTCATGGTGGACAAATACTGCAGACTTTATCCGGAGGATGATTGTGAAGTTGATGCTGAGTCTGGGGAAGTAGCTGAAGAAGAGGCTGTGATGAAATGA
- the map6b gene encoding microtubule-associated protein 6 homolog isoform X1, with the protein MAWPCITRACCINRFWSELDKADIAVPLVFTRYSDVADVPHVPHHPQPKLKKAGAIAIETQPHPGEQEAGKAPPATGAAAGKDGSTASVMRQDFKAWRVRPEPSCKPRNEYQPSPAPFNNETQYQKDYKPWPIPKKHDHPWIPKSSPTAGGPERSAGSGKLEHVAAEAETGVEKSEIEEKMQEKESKEVTKRSVKREKSSERKTGEKTEGQVAADVSAEQRKGRAAADALNRHIKEVMSTSSSYRTEFKAYKDVKPVKPIKAPSQYKPPEEETSLETSYSATFKGEQVKAHPTDNKLQERRRIRSLYSEPSKEPAKVDKPVSRTKPKKASSSTTPTTGKMVKKAKEKQISSSQSAKKKPSLGASEPKPGGAVTKKSKEISNRLAEASKQ; encoded by the exons ATGGCATGGCCGTGCATTACTCGTGCTTGCTGCATCAACCGCTTTTGGTCCGAGCTGGATAAAGCAGACATCGCGGTGCCTTTGGTTTTCACCAGATACTCCGATGTGGCCGACGTGCCCCATGTGCCCCATCACCCGCAGCCGAAACTGAAGAAGGCCGGTGCCATTGCCATAGAAACCCAGCCCCATCCCGGCGAGCAGGAGGCTGGGAAGGCACCGCCCGCGACGGGTGCCGCAGCGGGCAAAGATGGCTCTACTGCGTCCGTCATGCGCCAAGACTTCAAGGCGTGGAGAGTGCGCCCCGAGCCCAGCTGCAAGCCCAGAAATGAGTACCAGCCTTCGCCGGCTCCGTTCAACAACGAAACTCAGTATCAGAAGGATTACAAGCCTTGGCCTATACCGAAGAAGCACGACCACCCATGGATCCCCAAATCGAGCCCCACCGCCGGCGGTCCAGAAAGGAGTGCAGGAAGCGGTAAGCTGGAGCATGTGGCCGCCGAGGCCGAGACCGGCGTGGAGAAGAGCGAGATTGAGGAGAAGATGCAGGAGAAAGAGTCAAAGGAGGTGACGAAGAGAAGCGTGAAGAGGGAAAAGTCGTCGGAGAGGAAAACAGGTGAGAAGACGGAGGGACAGGTGGCTGCAGATGTGAGCGCGGAGCAGAGGAAAGGCAGAGCGGCTGCAGACGCTCTGAACAGGCACATAAAGGAGGTTATGTCGACTTCTAGCAGCTACAG GACTGAGTTCAAGGCATATAAGGACGTGAAGCCAGTGAAGCCCATCAAAGCTCCATCCCAGTATAAACCCCCTGAGGAGGAGACCAGTCTGGAAACCAGCTACAGTGCCACATTCAAGGGGGAGCAGGTGAAGGCTCACCCAACGGACAACAAGCTGCAGGAGCGCAGGAGGATACGCAGCCTGTACAGTGAGCCCAGCAAGGAGCCTGCCAAG GTGGATAAACCAGTTTCCCGCACCAAACCAAAAAAGGCGTCATCATCAACAACACCAACAACAGGGAAGATGGTGAAAAAAGCTAAAGAGAAGCAGATTTCTAGTTCCCAGTCAGCCAAGAAGAAACCTTCTTTGGGCGCCTCAGAGCCCAAACCAGGTGGCGCTGTCACAAAGAAGAGCAAAGAGATCAGCAACAGACTGGCTGAAGCGAGTAAACAGTAA
- the map6b gene encoding microtubule-associated protein 6 homolog isoform X2: MAWPCITRACCINRFWSELDKADIAVPLVFTRYSDVADVPHVPHHPQPKLKKAGAIAIETQPHPGEQEAGKAPPATGAAAGKDGSTASVMRQDFKAWRVRPEPSCKPRNEYQPSPAPFNNETQYQKDYKPWPIPKKHDHPWIPKSSPTAGGPERSAGSGKLEHVAAEAETGVEKSEIEEKMQEKESKEVTKRSVKREKSSERKTGEKTEGQVAADVSAEQRKGRAAADALNRHIKEVMSTSSSYRTEFKAYKDVKPVKPIKAPSQYKPPEEETSLETSYSATFKGEQVKAHPTDNKLQERRRIRSLYSEPSKEPAKDFSETESSSVLNLL; encoded by the exons ATGGCATGGCCGTGCATTACTCGTGCTTGCTGCATCAACCGCTTTTGGTCCGAGCTGGATAAAGCAGACATCGCGGTGCCTTTGGTTTTCACCAGATACTCCGATGTGGCCGACGTGCCCCATGTGCCCCATCACCCGCAGCCGAAACTGAAGAAGGCCGGTGCCATTGCCATAGAAACCCAGCCCCATCCCGGCGAGCAGGAGGCTGGGAAGGCACCGCCCGCGACGGGTGCCGCAGCGGGCAAAGATGGCTCTACTGCGTCCGTCATGCGCCAAGACTTCAAGGCGTGGAGAGTGCGCCCCGAGCCCAGCTGCAAGCCCAGAAATGAGTACCAGCCTTCGCCGGCTCCGTTCAACAACGAAACTCAGTATCAGAAGGATTACAAGCCTTGGCCTATACCGAAGAAGCACGACCACCCATGGATCCCCAAATCGAGCCCCACCGCCGGCGGTCCAGAAAGGAGTGCAGGAAGCGGTAAGCTGGAGCATGTGGCCGCCGAGGCCGAGACCGGCGTGGAGAAGAGCGAGATTGAGGAGAAGATGCAGGAGAAAGAGTCAAAGGAGGTGACGAAGAGAAGCGTGAAGAGGGAAAAGTCGTCGGAGAGGAAAACAGGTGAGAAGACGGAGGGACAGGTGGCTGCAGATGTGAGCGCGGAGCAGAGGAAAGGCAGAGCGGCTGCAGACGCTCTGAACAGGCACATAAAGGAGGTTATGTCGACTTCTAGCAGCTACAG GACTGAGTTCAAGGCATATAAGGACGTGAAGCCAGTGAAGCCCATCAAAGCTCCATCCCAGTATAAACCCCCTGAGGAGGAGACCAGTCTGGAAACCAGCTACAGTGCCACATTCAAGGGGGAGCAGGTGAAGGCTCACCCAACGGACAACAAGCTGCAGGAGCGCAGGAGGATACGCAGCCTGTACAGTGAGCCCAGCAAGGAGCCTGCCAAG GACTTCTCAGAGACTGAGAGCAGCTCTGTGCTAAATCTGCTGTAG
- the LOC115790259 gene encoding histone H4 transcription factor: MMTTKRLGNFEVVCEWASCSFTGRSMEELSDHMSLHLKDYLGDNDALEELDEYACLWNGCEFLSMGSPTELEVHAYFHNYHGKLKFVGSQLLKSRPDLPSCNQGMHSNNLVPEGSDGYVCQWEQCDCTFNNPEWFYRHVDNHVESAEPQSLPQQQQALFCQWAGCDAFFKIRYRLREHMRSHTQERLVACPTCGSMFSSNTKLFDHLHRQAEPVETLVCEHCGKAFSSERLLRDHVRQHVNQVKCPFCDMTCTTLAALKIHIRFRHCDERPFPCDFCDKRFKNQRDLQKHTEVHNEGTVYSCSVEGCDYTCHTFQTMSQHFKRIHEVGGMAKYKCHICDKVFSWCYTLTLHLRKKHELKWPSGHSRFRYRKDVDGFLKLNMVRFETVEVTKEIMKNMAKKPQSLQKSLSSSSQDERVAVTPESGRSSPTGSSSPSSSSSSYSSEFSGGEDMSSQPSPRGSDSPVYCVMSTIPHVEDESAGLMQEDCDGIGASGAVQALTEVARGLGMDVV; the protein is encoded by the exons ATGATGACTACAAAGAGACTCGGAAACTTTGAGGTGGTCTGTGAGTGGGCTTCGTGCAGCTTCACGGGCCGCTCCATGGAGGAGCTGAGCGACCACATGTCTCTGCATTTGAAGGACTACCTGGGAGACAACGATGCCCTGGAGGAGCTGG atgaataTGCCTGCCTCTGGAATGGATGTGAATTTCTATCCATGGGTAGCCCTACAGAACTGGAGGTCCATGCTTACTTCCACAACTACCACGGTAAGCTTAAGTTTGTCGGGTCTCAGCTGCTCAAGTCCCGTCCAGATCTACCCAGCTGCAACCAAGGCATGCACAGCAACAACCTTGTTCCTGAAGGATCAGATGGATATGTTTGCCAGTGGGAGCAATGTGAT tgtacATTTAATAATCCTGAGTGGTTCTATCGACATGTGGACAACCACGTAGAAAGTGCTGAACCCCAATCTCTGCCTCAACAGCAGCAGGCGCTCTTCTGCCAGTGGGCAG GCTGCGACGCCTTTTTCAAAATCAGGTACCGTTTGAGAGAACACATGCGAAGCCACACTCAGGAGAGACTTGTCGCCTGTCCTACATGCGGCAGCATGTTCTCCAGCAACACAAAGCTGTTTGACCACCTCCACAGGCAGGCCGAGCCAGTAG AGACGCTGGTTTGTGAACATTGTGGCAAAGCTTTTTCCAGCGAGAGGCTTTTGAGGGATCATGTTCGTCAGCATG TGAATCAGGTGAAGTGCCCCTTTTGTGACATGACCTGCACCACTTTGGCAGCTCTGAAGATCCACATCAGGTTCCGCCATTGTGATGAGCGTCCGTTTCCGTGCGACTTCTGTGACAAAAG atTTAAGAACCAGCGCGATCTGCAGAAGCACACAGAGGTTCACAACGAGGGCACCGTGTACAGCTGTTCAGTGGAGGGCTGTGATTATACTTGTCATACGTTCCAAACAATGAGCCAACACTTCAAGAGAATCCATGAG GTTGGGGGGATGGCTAAATATAAATGCCATATCTGTGATAAGGTGTTCTCTTGGTGTTACACTCTTACACTTCACCTTCGCAAGAAGCACGAGTTGAAGTGGCCCTCTGGACATTCCCGCTTTAG GTACAGGAAGGATGTAGATGGCTTCCTGAAATTAAACATGGTGCGCTTTGAGACTGTTGAAGTGACAAAAGAGATCATGAAGAACATGGCCAAAAAGCCGCAGAGCCTTCAGAAAagtctgagcagcagcagtcaggACGAGAGGGTTGCGGTCACACCAGAGAGCGGCCGAAGCTCTCCCACGGGATCCTCCTCaccctcctccagctcctcctcctactCCTCAGAGTTCTCTGGAGGTGAGGACATGTCGTCTCAGCCCAGCCCCAGAGGCAGCGACTCTCCGGTCTACTGTGTGATGAGCACTATTCCTCACGTTGAGGACGAGTCTGCAGGACTAATGCAGGAGGACTGTGACGGTATTGGTGCTTCTGGAGCTGTCCAGGCTCTGACAGAAGTTGCAAGGGGCCTTGGAATGGATGTTGTTTGA